Below is a window of Paenibacillus bovis DNA.
AAATAAAGCCGCTTTACCGGCAAATGCTTCTTATACAGCATTTGCCGGCGAGAAAACTACTCAATCAGCGACCATAACAACAAAATACTCAGCAGAATCAATACCGGCAGCGATACCAGAATGGACCACCATGGCAACCGGGGTGATGCACCGCTTTGCGGATCGATAATCCGTTGTATGCGGTAGTTAAGCGATGTATCTGCAAAGGATGAATAAATCATTCGTGCAGGGATTTCCAGTCTGGAGCGGGAGCGTTTGACCAGCTTCAGCAGGGCTCCACCAATACCGACTGCTGTACCCAGACGCTCAATCGCGTAATTGTCTGCCAGAATCTCGCGCGAGATTTTGTAATGCAGCGCCAGTGTACGAACAACCGGTAGAAACCACAGTGCACATGCCGATTGTCTCAGCAAAAATGTCGTCAACGGATCATGCTGGTGATAATGAAATAGCTCATGATGCAGTACCGCCTGACGTTCTTCCTCATTTAAGAGGGACAACAGTCCTTCGGACAGTACGATGCGACGATTAATAATGCCCATGGTCAGTGCCAGAGGCTGCTCGCAGGCGACAATCAGGAATACATTCTGCCCATCGGGGCTATAACGCTCGTTATATACCGCCGACAAATGGTGATTCTCCAACTCGCGGAATCGCCGCATAGCACGGAATGAACCGTACCATTGATCCAGCCCATAACTGATATACAATACAAACGTACACAGAACCAGCGTCTCCAGCAGATGACTCACCGACAACCAGCCGTGTGATTTCATCCATTGATTACAGATGCGCAGCAGGTCAAACGGAATATTCCAGCCGAATAATACATGCAGCGCGTACATCACCATCAGACCTATCGTAAACAAAGTAATAAAAAGCCCTGTCTTCAGCAGTCTTTCGGAACGACGATGCCACCATTCTACGCGTTGTTTTTCCATTGTTTGATCTTTTCCTCCAAGGCTTGAATAAGTTGAGGATCTACCTCTTCAAGTATATCCACCATGTGGTTTACAGCGAGTGATCCGAACTCTTCCATTAATTCATGCGTTAATTCCCTGGATTGATGATTCAAAAAATCTGCGCGACTTTCCGACGGAATGTAATGAAAGCTTCTGCCTTCACTCTGTTTGAGCAGGGCGCCCTTGTCCACCAGACGATTCATCACTGTCATCACTGTATTAAAGCTGAGCAGTTTGACAGGCTTCAGTGCTGTCTGCACTTCCCTGATCGTCATAGCGTGATCCATATCCCACAGTACATTCATTACCTGTGCTTCCAGTGGACCAAAAAAGCGATCCATTCCTGTAGCACCCACTTTGAAGTTTTGTATTTTCATCTTAATCTGCGCCACCTCACACTACACATTGTAGTGTAATCATTTAAATCAAGTCAAATTTCAATACCTAATTGTATATTATCATATTATGCGTATCAGTCTACAGGTTTTTAACAATTGATACCTGCAAATTTACATTAAAATAACGAAGTTAACCCTCTACTCTACTTCATTTAGCGTTGTTATACGCAAAATATACTTAAAATAAAACTTAAAATTTTTTCCATATAAACCATGTAGATTTCCGGCAAAATAACAAAAGCGCGGAGATTGTCTGCCTCCGCGCAATATACTATCTGGTCTATAGCTGTCTCCTTGACAGGCTCAGACACCAGTCTCGTCATTTATAACCAGGCTATTTATTTAGCGTTCATCGGTCCAGACGACCGTCAGTTCCATCAGACCATTCGTATCTGCCGCCGGCACGGCTGTCAGAATCCAGCTCTGTCGGGAGACGTTGTTGGTACCCTGAATAACCATTTTTTGCTCGCTCAGTGTCTCGATAGCGTCCGGCATATCGTGCTCACGGAAGTACTCGCTGTAGGTCTTGGCCAGTGTCTCCATACTCAACCGGGTCTGGAAAGTAAACAGGACGAATTTCTCTTGGTCACTGCTGTTCTGTACGGCCGTTACTGTCAGTGCATCGTCCGGAACAGGGAAACTGGCCGGCAGATTCAGAGGCCGCTGCTGAATCCCTGTCCGCACCGGCTCTGCCGATGCATAACCTGTTGCACTACCGATCATCATCAACATAACTACCATACCGCATATCCCCAGGCTCCATAATTTCCTCATGATACACCTCTCCTTTGCTGTTGCAATCATCCTCTTGGGCTTACAACATTCCGGCAAAGTATGGCCTTCACCACAATTTCCTTTCCACGTGTATCTCTCTGGATGGAATAGATCCCGGCAGACAGCAGGGCATTACGGAAGGAGATAAGACAGGAGGAAGCACACACTATCTCGTACTCATAGTATTGCTTCCTCCTGCTGTATATATAATGGCCTGGGTGGCCTTGGCCGCTGCGGCTTACGGGTTCAGGCAGCATGTACGGTGACCGTCATTCTGCGTTATTTCCCGGCTGATTGCGCCGCAGACAGTGAAAAATATGAGCTTGTTGAACAGCTCCGTATCATCTGCATCGTGTAGAGCGATTCAACAGGCTGTATATAAAAGCATCCTGCCGGTGTAGACTACAGGGAATGTATACGCCCTGCAGCTATAAAAAGCAGGCTGCTGGATAACGGTACAGCATTCATCAGGAACGCATCTGGGACATGAATTCGCTGATATCCACGCCGAGTCCCTGAGCGAGACGCATACCGTATTCACGGTCTGCACGGATAAAGTTACAGATCGCGCGCAGCTGGATATCCTTTTTCACTCCCTGTAAATCATTAACCAGATTTTGAAGTAAATTATCTCTTTGCTGCGCATTATAGGAACGATATTGTTCACCTGCCTGGGTGAAGTCATCGGTTTTCTCGATTTGTTGACGGGTTACCTTGCCCTCCAGCTCCACTTCGCTGTCACGGTAGGCAGGATCTTCGACCGGACCCTCGGTATAGCTGTTCGGCTCATAGTTGTACCGGGAGCTGTCCTGATGCACATTCATCAGACCATCGCGCTGGTGATTGCGTACCGGTGCATAAGGGCAATTAATCGGAATCTGCAAATAGTTTGGCCCCAGACGGTGACGCTGTGTATCGGGATAAGAGAACAGACGTCCCTGCAGCAGCTTGTCCTCGGACGGTTCAATACCAGGTACGAGCGCGCTTGGAGAGAAAGCGGATTGTTCCACTTCGGCAAAGAAATTGTCGGGATTCTTGTTTAGTGTCATCGTACCTACCACATGGAACGGGAACTGATCTTCCGGCCATACTTTGGTAGGATCAAGCGGATCGAAGGAATAGCTG
It encodes the following:
- a CDS encoding M56 family metallopeptidase, with translation MEKQRVEWWHRRSERLLKTGLFITLFTIGLMVMYALHVLFGWNIPFDLLRICNQWMKSHGWLSVSHLLETLVLCTFVLYISYGLDQWYGSFRAMRRFRELENHHLSAVYNERYSPDGQNVFLIVACEQPLALTMGIINRRIVLSEGLLSLLNEEERQAVLHHELFHYHQHDPLTTFLLRQSACALWFLPVVRTLALHYKISREILADNYAIERLGTAVGIGGALLKLVKRSRSRLEIPARMIYSSFADTSLNYRIQRIIDPQSGASPRLPWWSILVSLPVLILLSILLLWSLIE
- a CDS encoding BlaI/MecI/CopY family transcriptional regulator gives rise to the protein MKIQNFKVGATGMDRFFGPLEAQVMNVLWDMDHAMTIREVQTALKPVKLLSFNTVMTVMNRLVDKGALLKQSEGRSFHYIPSESRADFLNHQSRELTHELMEEFGSLAVNHMVDILEEVDPQLIQALEEKIKQWKNNA